One Ferroacidibacillus organovorans genomic window, GCCAGGGCCTGCCATGATCGGCAGGGCGAGCGGCGTCAGCGTAATATCATGCTTTGGGTTTGACTCATCTTCGCGGGGAGACTGGACGTACGAAGGCGTCGCGTTGAGCAAACGGTAGGCGATGCCAAAAAGCAGAATGCCTCCGGCGATTTGAAAGGCTTGAATCGTGATTCCAAAAAACGCGAGAACGTCATGGCCAATCAGCAAAAAGATGATGAGGATCACAAAGGCGTTGATGACAGCCCGTTTGGCGATACGCCGACGCTCGCCAGAGGAGGCGTCAGAAGTGAGGGCCAGGTAGGTGGGGAGTATTCCTAGCGGGTTCATTACCGCAATGAGCGATACGATCGCATGAATTAAGTAAGAAAGCATGGAAAATCCTCATTCCTGTTTGATGGTGTTCGACTCATTTGGAACATGTATAGTATAGGACATCAGGCAAATGCGTGAAATCGTGAGAGTGAGGCGGTGGGCGGATGGACGGTCAAGAGCGCGCGCGCCGCCAGGACATGCTTTTAGACCTTGTGCGACAAGCGAAAAGTCCGCTTTCTGGCGCACAGTTGGCGCGTTTTCTTGGTGTGACACGCCAAGTGGTCGTGCACGATATCGCACTTATGCGCGCGGCGGGTGTGCCCATTTTGTCGACACCACAAGGGTACATTTATCAGCAGCGCGAATCAGGGCGTTCACAAACTGTGCTCGGGGTAAACCACACCCCTGAGCAAACAGCCTTGGAACTCTATACAATGGTTGATTTTGGGCTTTATGTGATGGATGTACAAGTGGAACATCCCATCTATGGAATCTTGTCCGGCGCGCTGCGTTTGGCGTCGCGCCGGGACGTCGATCTATTCCTTGAACAAGTGCAGCGACTGGATGCGCCGCTTCTGTCTTCTATAACAGGTGGATCGCACTACCACACGATCGCCTACCGCGAGATGCGGCATGTTGAAGAGGCGATCGCGAAACTGCGCGCAGAAGGAATCCACGTCGATGATGTGTGAGTGATAAAACCGCTTTTATTCGGCCACGGTGCGCAGGCAGGATGCAGCCGCCTTGGCCGTTTGACGCGCCTTTGTCACATCGGGATCGCTACTGAGGGCTACCGCGATACGCCTTCCTTTGGTGATGGTCGGTTTTCCGAACAGCCGCACTTGGGTGCGTGGATATGAGAGAGCGTCGGCAACCCCCTCGATACGATACGCGGGTGCGTCGTCGTCCGCTTTAAGCACATGAGAAGCGCCAGGTGTGAGCAGTTGAATCTCAGGAATGGGGAATCCGAGAACGGCGCGGACGTGCAGCGCAAATTCAGACAGATTTTGCGTGATCATCGTCACCATACCCGTATCGTGCGGTCGCGGGGAAACCTCGCTGAAATAGACCTCGTTCGGGGTGAGGAAGAGCTCGACGCCAAAAACGCCGTAACCGCCGAGACGATCTGTGACGCATTTTGCGATCTCCTGTGCCTTTTCAAGTTGTTGCGGGTTCATCGCGTGAGGTTGCCAGGATTCGATATAGTCGCCATCCTGCTGCCGATGGCCAATGGGCGGGCAAAATAGCGTACCGGATGTTGAGCGGACGGCGAGCAACGTAATCTCCGATTCGAAAGGAATAAAGGATTCGATGATCACCTCTGCACTTTTGACGCGTCCGGCGGTCATTGCATAATCCCACACTTGCTCCATCTCTTCAGCAGAGTGGCAGATGCTTTGTCCCTTTCCAGATGAACTCATAATCGGTTTTACGACACAGGGAAAACCGATCTTGTGAACAGCTTCTTTAAAAGATGAGAAATCGGTCGCAAACTCGTAGCGTGCGGTGGGAATGCCGAGCTCTTCTGCGACGAGAGTGCGGATTCCTTTACGATCCATAGTAAGCTTGGCCGCCGTGGCTGTGGGAATGACGCGAAATCCTTCCTGCTCTAGTGCAACAAGGGT contains:
- the purT gene encoding formate-dependent phosphoribosylglycinamide formyltransferase, translating into MFSPPFSQNATRVMLLGSGELGKEVILEAQRYGIETIAVDRYPNAPAMQVAHHRHVIDMTNADALRALILSEKPDLIIPEIEAISTDTLVALEQEGFRVIPTATAAKLTMDRKGIRTLVAEELGIPTARYEFATDFSSFKEAVHKIGFPCVVKPIMSSSGKGQSICHSAEEMEQVWDYAMTAGRVKSAEVIIESFIPFESEITLLAVRSTSGTLFCPPIGHRQQDGDYIESWQPHAMNPQQLEKAQEIAKCVTDRLGGYGVFGVELFLTPNEVYFSEVSPRPHDTGMVTMITQNLSEFALHVRAVLGFPIPEIQLLTPGASHVLKADDDAPAYRIEGVADALSYPRTQVRLFGKPTITKGRRIAVALSSDPDVTKARQTAKAAASCLRTVAE
- a CDS encoding transcription repressor NadR → MDGQERARRQDMLLDLVRQAKSPLSGAQLARFLGVTRQVVVHDIALMRAAGVPILSTPQGYIYQQRESGRSQTVLGVNHTPEQTALELYTMVDFGLYVMDVQVEHPIYGILSGALRLASRRDVDLFLEQVQRLDAPLLSSITGGSHYHTIAYREMRHVEEAIAKLRAEGIHVDDV
- a CDS encoding MarC family protein yields the protein MLSYLIHAIVSLIAVMNPLGILPTYLALTSDASSGERRRIAKRAVINAFVILIIFLLIGHDVLAFFGITIQAFQIAGGILLFGIAYRLLNATPSYVQSPREDESNPKHDITLTPLALPIMAGPGTITTVMALSVGPDLVMHTTAVFFGVVIVLLTCYALFYYASWITGRISHTALNAITRLMGFILSIIAVQMALTGLHTVFPGWS